Within Cololabis saira isolate AMF1-May2022 chromosome 14, fColSai1.1, whole genome shotgun sequence, the genomic segment CGACGTCTCACcacactcttcctgtttaaCAACTCCCTCACTGAGCTATCCGGTGCCACCCTGACTCTGGTGCCGGCTCTGGAGTACCTGCGTCTCAACGACAACCCTTGGGAGTGTGATTGCAAGGCCGTATCACTTTGGGATTGGCTGCGGAGGTTCAGAGGCTCCACGTCCACTCTCGTATGTGTTTCCCCCCCAGAGATGGTGGGGAAGGACTTGAAAATGCTGAAGAAAGAAGAGTTACCCAGTTGCTTGTCAGGCGAGGGTCACGCGGGCAGCGCCCCAGGTGGGGAGTCGGAGCACGGAGAAACTTTAAACCACCTGAATCGTCACAAAAACCACCACAACCACCATCAGCGGCCGTACCTTCCCCACGGGGACCAGTACAGCTTGCCTTCCCCTTCACCCCTGCCACGGCCGCCTAAGGGAGGACGCAAAAACTGCACTCGCCGCGGCCGCAAGGGAAAAGGGGGGCTCAATGATGTACAGGTACTTAGGGAGGGAGGTGAGAAAGACTATACTCCAGATGGAGATAAATACGACATGTCTGCAACTGCTAGGAGGAGGAACAAGTGCATCCCCAGAACTTCTGTTGGTCCACCAAGCGGGGTGCAGAGAGTGAACAATCAAGCAGGGTTGCATCTTGCAGATCATCTGTTCAGTTTCCCCGCAGCTCTGCTGCTGTCAGTCTTTTTTGTGATCCCACGCTGAGACAACGCAGACATTTTTTAATGCCGGTGATGCAACCTTCTGATTCATTCCCCTGAAACACCCTGTCCTGGCTCTTTACAAGGGTCATGTATGAATACATGACTGTGTTATCAGAACATCATTGAGCATCTCTCCGGAATTACTGCAGGGATCCCTTTGAGTCATAATCAATACATGACAGGGAAAACAGTTTAGCCCATTGTTTTGATGATGTCAGCAAGGGAAACATCAGGATCTGTTGTCTCTGTGGCATCAACCGCTTTACCGAATCGATGTACTTATAAAAACTGTACAGCCATAGAAAATGACGAGACAATTCATTCGAATCATAATAATAAGAGCACACAGTAAGCAACTAAACAGTTAGCCCTCTCCACTCAATAGGGCTGTACTCGCACAACCTGGATCTGTCACTCACACTGAGGCAAAGACACAGTCATTTATAGCTGGCTCTCTGCTCGCTCAACAGCACCTTGAGATCAAGAAATAGATTTCTGCAGGCACACATGGCAAATAGATGAGTCATTGTGAAGAGTGTGGCAGCAACAGCTATAATCACTATTAATCTACTGAGAAACTTGCTTTACTCCCACATGTGGGCGTCTATACTGGCGTCCGAAACACGCCACTGAAAATGCAACACAACAATGTAACTGTCAGTTTTTCAGCCCATTCCTGTCGAATGAAATCATCTGCATCCCAGTTTAAAAAGCCATCGAGAACTAACAAATATTCTAAGACCCGACTTGTCTCATCCGATCCCGTTGAGCGTTCAAGAGACTTCTTTGTTATTGTTGGTATGACTGCGTGTGTCCAAAAATATTACTGAAGCCATGTGGGTAGAGCCCAGCTCCACATTAAGAGTGCCTAACGGGAGTGAGTTCCCAATAAAGGACAAACTCTGGAGGCAAGAGATGGTTTGCTTCACTCCTCAACCTCAACAGCGACACAATGCAGGTCTCATCTCTGCGGGCCAAGGAAGCAGCTGAGACTCTAGACTCACCAAACTTTCGATTCCCTGAAACTGGTATGCATTTCCCCTTGTATCATTCAAACacaggcctttttttttcttttttaaatcttttaattCCTGTCGCAAAGGTCTGATCGTGGCAGAAAATGGGAAACACAGAGGTTCCAACTCTGTGGCGATCAGCTGAAGGAAAAGAGACCACACccccacacaaaaaaaaaaaaacttgccaaATGTATTCCTTCTCCTCTCTGGGGTCATTCTTGTGCTCCAGAACAGATGGATACGAGGATCTGCAGGCCTGGCTGGAGAGCTGGGTCGTATATCTGCTGGGTCTAAAGGCACAAAACTCCATAGTCCTTCTGGAATCGCAGGAATCTTCTTCCAGAGTTGACAAGGACAGAGAGGACTGCGGAACCAGGAGCCCCTTTTGAAGTGAAGCAGTTCAGACGACTCTCACCCCGTAACGATAACCTTCACAAACTTCCAGCCTTCGTTAGTCCAGGGATTTCCCACCACAGTTAAGCCATTCAGATGCCACCTCAGCTTAGACTTTAGACTCCAAGTTTTCTCAACCCAGATCTCAAGTGCTCATTTACAGTAAGTTAAACCTGTTCAGACACAGCAGGGTCTTTTGAGTCCCTTAATGCCATTAAAGTTAAcggttttttcattttcttccttTAAGCACTAATAAAGTCTGTCTTTGAGAAAGCTACTTTTACAAACAAACAGTGACTACAGTACCCGAATAAACTACAATCGTGGAAGGTTGTTGAAAAGCACAAACATACCTTAAGGAAACATGGTTTTAATGGAAATCCAAGGGCAGGGGCCACATTTGTTCCCCGATTGTGTGCATTTCTTGCTGGGCCCCCCTTTTTCATGTCTATCTATCTACTTAGATGTCGGGGCCGTCCAGAAGCCTGTCACTGGTGTCATTGTCCTGACATGTAGGATGTAGAGATCCCTACCGGTGAACTTGTTTGTGCTGCTGTGAACCCAGAGGTGATGTAAATTGTGTCTCTTTATTCCTGTGAGAATgacttttgttaaaaaaaaaaaacaagaatccaaaaaaaggagaaatctGTTCTCTGTTGTGTCTCAGTAGTTCCCGTATAAAAGAAGAACAGGGAGCGGGAGGCTCGAactttgtaatgttttttttttcttttgaaaacttAATTATAATGATTTAATGTTTCCgtctttttgttttgctgagTCATTCGAGGTGAACAGTACAACGCACTGCACTCCCTGCTCTTATTCCTGTTTTTCTTAGCTTCTATTCATCCatgcctcccctcccctcccctcctctcctctccctccctgtcTGTTCATTCTCTTTGCGCTCTCCCATGCTGTGCAGCTCCTCTCTTCCACCTCCCAGCgcgtacatacacacatatccctgcatccttttcctcttttcttcgtcTGTGCAGCCCAAATGTTTCCTATGTGGTTATCCAACAATGTCAGACTGAAAAAGGtgtttataaataacattaaacagAAGGGGTATTCAAACGGTTGAGGTGGTCTGTGTTTGTTCGCCTCCCTTTTGTTGGTGCGCGTATGCTCATTTGTCGGTGCACAGCTAATAGACAAACCTCTAAAAGAGCCCTAAGGCTTGACCAGAAGACTATGAAAGAAATGGTTAAAAATGAAAAGGTGGGGATGAAAGGCAATGGAATAAACATGTTTGTCTACTCCAGTAAAACAAACACTCCAGCACTGAACCAGGACCACCCTCCCCCAAATCCCActttcacactcacacactcagcaGCCTCTTATAAAATATGCATCTGAGTAACTGTgggcacacaaatacacacacttgTCGAGGTGTCTCTGCGGCGGAGGGTGTTCCGGAGGTGTCTTTTCGTCGGGTCGAAGCGGGGTCACGTACAGCACTAGCATGTGCTACTGTACGTCAACGGAGATTGTTTGCGGAGGCTTCATATTCATGCGGGTGTGTttatgtactgtactgtatgtcCACCGGCGTAGCAAGTATGCCTGCTGTCACAGCACATCGAGTCTGACAGCCGGCGGGGGCACGGGGGGAGAGGTGCGCCTCGGAGAGACGCTATCACTGCTCTGTTTGTAAAACAAAGCTGACAACAGGGAGAGAAAGCG encodes:
- the LOC133459635 gene encoding reticulon-4 receptor-like 1 — its product is MFRRGYGGVELLLVLWGLDLSQPCPRHCICYTSPSTVSCQAHNFHAVPEGIPAQSERVFLQNNKIQRLLRGHFSPTTTMLWLYSNNISYIQPSTFHGFDRLEELDLGDNRHLKAVASDTFLGLGRLHALHLYHCGLISLPPGIFAGLHSLQYLYLQDNHLEFLEDDLFIDLLNLSHLFLHGNRLWSLRQNTFRGLGVLDRLLLHQNRIQWVDRQAFHDLRRLTTLFLFNNSLTELSGATLTLVPALEYLRLNDNPWECDCKAVSLWDWLRRFRGSTSTLVCVSPPEMVGKDLKMLKKEELPSCLSGEGHAGSAPGGESEHGETLNHLNRHKNHHNHHQRPYLPHGDQYSLPSPSPLPRPPKGGRKNCTRRGRKGKGGLNDVQVLREGGEKDYTPDGDKYDMSATARRRNKCIPRTSVGPPSGVQRVNNQAGLHLADHLFSFPAALLLSVFFVIPR